A section of the Hippea sp. KM1 genome encodes:
- a CDS encoding flagellar hook-basal body protein, with protein MFSGVYTAAGGMVIEMQRVNNITNNIANLNTPGFKKEGINVKSWSRIWGLANASLPIPPNTKAAADFINETKNSIPHLDVDYIDFSSGPLRHTGNKLDFALEGKGFFLILTPNGIQYTRNGQFEINKDGILVQRGTGYPVVGEDYFRTNKPIKITGKSLIIRSDGEVYSDGVKLDKIAIRDFNNYANLKKAPNSMFIPINGETPIPAPNTYLKEGYLELSNVSIVKEMVNLIESQRNFERYQKIIDSLGNELLSDITRNLSKVG; from the coding sequence ATGTTCAGTGGGGTTTACACTGCTGCCGGTGGCATGGTGATTGAGATGCAGCGGGTTAATAACATAACAAACAACATCGCCAACCTGAACACACCGGGCTTTAAGAAAGAAGGCATCAATGTAAAGAGCTGGTCAAGGATCTGGGGGCTTGCAAATGCATCCCTGCCGATACCACCCAATACAAAAGCCGCAGCCGATTTCATTAACGAGACGAAAAACTCCATACCACATTTAGATGTCGATTACATAGACTTCTCATCGGGGCCTTTAAGACACACAGGAAACAAGCTCGATTTCGCTTTGGAGGGAAAGGGGTTCTTTCTAATCCTAACCCCCAACGGTATTCAATATACAAGAAATGGACAGTTCGAAATCAACAAAGACGGTATTTTGGTTCAAAGGGGCACTGGGTATCCGGTTGTGGGCGAGGATTACTTTAGAACCAACAAACCCATAAAAATAACAGGCAAAAGCTTGATTATAAGAAGCGACGGTGAGGTTTATTCAGACGGAGTCAAGCTGGATAAGATAGCAATAAGGGACTTCAACAACTATGCAAACCTCAAAAAGGCACCAAACAGCATGTTTATTCCCATAAACGGCGAAACGCCCATACCAGCCCCCAATACATACCTCAAAGAGGGCTATTTAGAATTAAGCAATGTAAGCATAGTAAAAGAAATGGTAAATCTGATCGAATCTCAAAGGAATTTCGAAAGATACCAGAAAATCATAGACTCATTGGGCAACGAACTGTTATCGGATATTACAAGAAACCTGAGCAAGGTGGGATAA
- a CDS encoding UbiX family flavin prenyltransferase yields MRIAIGISGASGAIYAKRLIEELSDDHELFLVISKNARFIFKQEIGIGFDDFIKGFSVRLFEENDFTSPIASGSYKLDACIITPCSVKTLSAIANGYADNLISRCADVSLKEKRKLLLLVREMPLSAIHLENMLKLSRMGAVIMPPCPAFYHKPQTIEDMVNFVISRVLDHLNIENNLTKRWG; encoded by the coding sequence ATGAGGATAGCCATTGGAATAAGCGGGGCAAGCGGTGCGATATACGCAAAAAGATTGATAGAGGAGTTATCTGACGACCATGAGCTGTTCTTGGTTATATCAAAGAACGCAAGGTTTATATTCAAGCAGGAGATAGGCATCGGATTTGATGATTTCATAAAGGGGTTTTCTGTGCGATTGTTTGAGGAGAACGACTTTACATCACCCATAGCCAGCGGCTCTTACAAGTTAGACGCCTGCATAATTACCCCCTGCAGCGTAAAAACCCTCTCGGCTATAGCAAACGGGTATGCCGATAACCTTATCAGCCGATGTGCCGATGTCAGTTTAAAGGAAAAAAGAAAGCTATTACTCCTTGTGCGTGAGATGCCACTATCTGCCATACATTTGGAGAACATGCTAAAATTATCAAGGATGGGGGCCGTGATCATGCCGCCCTGCCCTGCGTTTTACCATAAACCACAAACAATAGAGGATATGGTAAACTTCGTCATCAGCAGGGTGCTGGATCATTTAAATATAGAAAACAACCTAACTAAGCGCTGGGGATGA
- a CDS encoding ABC1 kinase family protein — protein MIRRKTAIRGLKRLNQIGFILAKYGLSELLEWTHLKKTKKIDEQTVAQRFRKLLEDLGPTFVKFGQLMSTQEGILPLSFIEELKKLQDDVEPFGFEEVKSIIESQLGKSIDDIFDEFDEKPEASASLGQVHKARLKNGEYVAVKIQRPNIEEIISSDMFLLRQLGLLISKRIKQFFHFDIMPLIDEFDKTIHREMDYEVEAHYIEVFKKNFSRFDYVYVPKVYWEYTTQKIITMEYIFGYKATNKKLLEEKGFDLKDLAVKGAKVFWYQIFDVGLFHADPHPGNIIIMEDGRICYIDYGMVGKINDDDRMSLIEMISGFIEKDADRIIYSIDNFTSSRQNTNQEELKNDIDELIEMYHSLPLKRMNLSRMLREIFSILRKHDILIKRSSSRLLRAIIIADGVGRDFNPDFNFTEIAAPYFKRFAKKFYSPIRILSILLKPSPDYILAAKKLPSTTKHLIDTLQKGSLRVEVGVDEFPRMIDTFRYVARQIGISLIISSIIIGVSILLAFRTGPSIHSIPLSLVIGIIIIVVLSIGIIKAEKKL, from the coding sequence ATGATTAGAAGAAAAACGGCCATTAGAGGCCTAAAGAGACTCAATCAGATAGGCTTTATTCTTGCCAAATACGGACTATCCGAGCTGCTTGAATGGACACACCTTAAAAAGACAAAGAAGATCGACGAGCAGACCGTCGCACAGAGGTTTAGAAAGCTCCTTGAGGATCTGGGGCCAACATTCGTAAAGTTCGGCCAATTGATGAGCACACAGGAGGGCATACTTCCCCTATCGTTCATAGAGGAGTTAAAAAAACTCCAGGATGATGTTGAGCCCTTCGGATTTGAAGAGGTAAAATCCATAATAGAATCACAATTAGGCAAAAGCATAGATGATATATTCGACGAATTCGACGAAAAACCTGAGGCCAGCGCATCATTGGGACAGGTTCATAAAGCAAGACTCAAAAACGGCGAATATGTGGCCGTAAAGATACAAAGGCCAAATATCGAGGAGATAATTTCATCCGACATGTTCCTTCTAAGGCAACTGGGCCTGCTCATATCCAAACGGATAAAACAATTCTTCCACTTCGATATAATGCCATTGATCGATGAGTTCGATAAGACCATACACAGGGAGATGGATTACGAAGTGGAGGCGCATTACATAGAGGTCTTCAAAAAGAACTTCTCACGGTTCGATTATGTGTATGTGCCCAAGGTTTACTGGGAATATACAACACAAAAGATCATCACCATGGAATACATATTCGGCTATAAAGCAACAAACAAGAAGCTATTGGAAGAAAAAGGCTTTGACCTTAAGGATTTAGCCGTAAAGGGGGCAAAGGTCTTCTGGTATCAGATATTCGATGTAGGGCTATTCCATGCAGATCCACACCCGGGCAACATAATAATAATGGAGGATGGAAGGATATGTTATATCGATTACGGCATGGTGGGTAAAATCAACGACGACGACAGGATGTCGCTCATTGAGATGATCTCAGGCTTCATAGAAAAAGACGCAGACAGGATAATATACTCGATCGACAACTTCACAAGCTCAAGGCAAAACACAAACCAGGAGGAGCTAAAAAACGACATAGATGAGCTCATAGAGATGTATCACTCCCTGCCGCTTAAGAGGATGAATCTATCGAGAATGCTGAGGGAGATCTTCTCCATATTAAGGAAACACGACATATTGATAAAGAGGAGCTCATCAAGGCTATTGAGGGCCATAATCATAGCAGACGGTGTCGGCAGGGATTTCAACCCCGATTTCAACTTCACAGAGATAGCAGCCCCGTATTTCAAGCGGTTTGCAAAGAAGTTCTACTCACCCATCCGAATCCTGAGCATTCTTCTAAAGCCCAGCCCCGATTACATACTGGCGGCAAAGAAGCTCCCATCAACAACCAAACACCTCATAGACACACTCCAGAAGGGCTCCTTAAGGGTTGAGGTCGGTGTGGATGAATTCCCTCGAATGATCGATACATTCAGATATGTGGCAAGGCAAATTGGCATAAGCCTCATCATCAGTTCCATCATCATAGGCGTATCCATACTGCTGGCATTCAGAACAGGCCCAAGCATACACTCCATACCCCTATCGCTGGTAATTGGCATCATCATTATCGTCGTATTATCCATCGGTATAATAAAAGCGGAAAAGAAGCTCTAA
- a CDS encoding DUF503 domain-containing protein, producing the protein MIVGIMEVDFRIDRSFSLKEKRRLIRSLIEKTKNNFNASVAEVDNNDVLNMATIGVAVVSNSSKFVDAVFNKMLDFWEYGFDCEIIDVRREVL; encoded by the coding sequence GTGATTGTAGGTATAATGGAAGTGGACTTCAGGATAGATAGGAGTTTTTCGCTAAAGGAGAAGAGGCGACTAATTAGAAGCCTTATTGAGAAAACGAAAAACAACTTCAATGCATCTGTTGCCGAAGTTGACAACAACGATGTGTTGAATATGGCGACTATAGGTGTTGCGGTTGTCAGTAATAGCTCTAAGTTTGTGGATGCCGTATTCAATAAGATGCTGGATTTTTGGGAGTATGGTTTTGACTGTGAAATAATAGATGTCAGAAGGGAAGTGCTATGA
- a CDS encoding HD-GYP domain-containing protein, with translation MYRLSVDSLKPGMVLGRAIISDSGTVLLNRGVKLTQFYIDQLKKLGYDTVFIEDADTSDIVVEDDINEKTRRKAIQHIRALFSVPVSEMKGLKKTTVSEIKREIERGRIKDKLVNSRLTKNIAAVSYQIVDEVLDNKMLSGLVSFKRHSDFTYKHCVDVTVLSVAIADKFLYDKNKLVELAKGTLLHDIGRVLINKSLYEEPRKLTKEEFELIKTHPTLGYITLKDIAEIGIIAAHIVYQHHEQQNGQGYPRGLKGDNTMPLPKKEIKKGYIMPLAEIVYAANVYDALVSPRAYRSAYTPDQAFFIMKRMAGTHINKEVLKMMFDIIPAYPLGTTVIISTGRFKNYIGVVSKINEDNLSRPVIRVLFNDRRKRIEPFEIDLSANPHINISGIII, from the coding sequence ATGTATAGGCTCAGCGTTGATTCCCTAAAGCCCGGCATGGTGTTGGGCAGGGCCATAATCAGCGATAGCGGAACGGTGCTCCTTAATAGAGGGGTTAAGCTTACCCAATTTTACATAGATCAGCTTAAGAAGTTGGGCTATGATACGGTTTTCATTGAAGATGCAGACACATCGGACATCGTTGTTGAGGACGACATCAACGAAAAAACCCGCAGAAAGGCCATACAGCATATCAGGGCGCTCTTCAGCGTGCCTGTCAGCGAGATGAAGGGTCTTAAAAAGACCACGGTCAGCGAGATTAAGAGGGAGATAGAGAGGGGCAGAATCAAGGATAAGCTGGTTAATTCAAGACTAACCAAAAACATCGCAGCCGTCTCTTATCAGATTGTGGATGAGGTTTTGGATAACAAGATGTTGAGTGGCCTTGTTAGCTTTAAAAGGCATAGCGATTTTACATACAAGCACTGCGTCGATGTTACCGTTCTGTCGGTGGCCATAGCAGATAAGTTTCTCTATGATAAGAATAAGTTGGTTGAACTTGCCAAAGGCACGCTTTTGCATGATATCGGCAGGGTGTTGATAAACAAGAGCCTGTATGAGGAGCCCAGAAAGCTCACAAAAGAGGAGTTTGAATTAATAAAGACCCATCCCACACTGGGTTATATAACATTGAAGGATATAGCAGAAATAGGCATTATTGCTGCCCATATAGTCTATCAGCACCACGAACAACAAAACGGTCAGGGATATCCGAGGGGCTTAAAGGGTGATAATACCATGCCCCTGCCCAAGAAGGAGATAAAGAAGGGCTATATAATGCCCCTTGCAGAGATTGTCTATGCGGCCAATGTGTATGATGCCTTGGTTTCGCCGAGGGCTTATAGGAGCGCTTATACGCCGGATCAGGCGTTCTTTATTATGAAGAGGATGGCAGGCACCCACATAAACAAGGAAGTTTTAAAGATGATGTTCGACATTATACCGGCATATCCCCTTGGCACGACGGTTATCATATCGACCGGCAGGTTTAAGAATTATATAGGAGTTGTTTCAAAGATAAACGAAGACAATCTATCAAGGCCGGTAATCAGGGTGCTGTTTAACGATAGACGCAAGAGAATAGAACCCTTTGAGATAGATCTGTCTGCCAATCCGCATATCAACATAAGCGGTATAATTATTTAG
- the truB gene encoding tRNA pseudouridine(55) synthase TruB, whose amino-acid sequence MENSIILVDKPGGLTSFDVIRKLRKITGIKKIGHAGVLDKMASGLLVCATNKATKLLSLFEDGYKVYIAEFSFGIKSDTYDIWGNIIENNEAVEVEYDRLKVVMSDFIGKIKQTPPPFSNVRVRGKRLYRYALKGEVVQPKERDVHIYAMEILSFSKNKAVFKITCSKGTYIRSLAHDIGERLGVGGVVSNLRRVYIHPFSVDDAGDISNPKILSVSEALSFIPQIVVELNAVKKISNGVPICKILRCFELKDRFYRIVGPSDETLALIERSGGNYLYRAIFT is encoded by the coding sequence ATGGAAAATAGTATAATACTTGTTGATAAACCCGGTGGTTTGACATCGTTTGATGTCATAAGGAAGCTCAGAAAGATAACGGGTATAAAGAAGATTGGCCATGCGGGCGTTTTGGATAAGATGGCAAGCGGTCTTCTTGTGTGTGCCACGAATAAGGCGACAAAGCTTTTGAGCCTGTTCGAGGATGGTTATAAGGTTTATATCGCTGAGTTTAGCTTTGGTATAAAAAGCGACACATACGACATCTGGGGCAATATTATTGAGAATAATGAGGCGGTTGAGGTTGAATACGATAGGTTAAAGGTCGTAATGTCTGATTTCATAGGAAAGATAAAGCAAACCCCTCCGCCATTCTCCAATGTTAGGGTCAGGGGTAAGAGGCTATACAGGTATGCCTTAAAGGGAGAGGTTGTGCAGCCTAAAGAGAGGGATGTTCACATATACGCCATGGAGATATTGTCTTTTTCTAAGAACAAGGCTGTTTTTAAGATTACCTGTTCAAAGGGCACATATATAAGGTCTTTGGCGCATGATATAGGTGAGCGTCTCGGTGTTGGGGGCGTTGTCAGTAATCTAAGAAGGGTGTATATCCACCCCTTTAGTGTGGATGATGCGGGCGATATATCCAATCCTAAGATATTGTCTGTATCTGAAGCCTTATCGTTTATACCACAGATCGTTGTTGAGTTGAATGCCGTAAAAAAGATAAGCAACGGTGTGCCTATCTGCAAGATATTGAGGTGTTTTGAATTAAAGGATAGATTTTACCGCATTGTTGGTCCTTCGGATGAAACCCTGGCTTTAATAGAAAGAAGCGGGGGTAATTACCTCTATAGAGCGATATTTACTTAA
- a CDS encoding DHH family phosphoesterase: MEIKKKIGQILKDRDSFLIVSHKNPDGDAIGSSLALYSVLKEMGKEVYVENPTKPAYTYDFLKDYRVIESISNCKDVEVVISVDTAELSRCGLDRDYLKGKLFINIDHHKTNPGFGDINLIEPDASAVGCIIWDIFTVSGIPISKTTAEYLYLSILTDTGSFRYSSTSPKTFRIAADLLERGVEPWFISSNIYESEKPETFKLLSLVLDTLELFYNGRLALVYVTKEMFEKTNTNADNTEGFVNYARSIRGVEVGVLLREDEPNRFKISIRSKGNVDVSEVAGHFNGGGHKNAAGGMIEASLNDAKRRIIEAFSFLENGK; this comes from the coding sequence ATGGAGATAAAAAAGAAGATCGGTCAGATATTGAAGGATAGGGATTCTTTTTTGATTGTATCGCATAAAAATCCGGATGGTGATGCCATAGGCTCATCGCTTGCCCTCTATAGTGTGCTTAAGGAGATGGGCAAGGAGGTGTATGTGGAGAATCCAACAAAACCGGCATACACCTATGATTTCTTGAAGGATTATAGGGTTATAGAGTCGATCAGTAATTGTAAGGATGTTGAGGTGGTAATCAGCGTCGATACAGCGGAGTTATCCCGCTGCGGATTGGATAGGGATTATTTAAAGGGTAAGCTCTTTATAAACATAGACCACCATAAAACCAACCCGGGGTTTGGGGATATAAACCTGATTGAGCCCGATGCCTCGGCGGTTGGTTGTATTATTTGGGATATATTTACGGTGTCGGGTATACCCATATCGAAGACAACGGCTGAGTATCTCTATTTGAGCATATTGACCGATACAGGCTCGTTCAGGTATTCATCAACGAGTCCAAAGACATTCAGGATAGCTGCAGACCTTTTGGAGAGGGGCGTTGAACCATGGTTTATTTCATCCAACATCTATGAATCTGAAAAGCCCGAGACATTCAAGCTTTTGAGCCTGGTTTTGGATACGCTTGAGCTGTTTTACAACGGCAGGCTGGCTTTAGTCTATGTAACGAAGGAGATGTTTGAGAAAACCAACACAAATGCCGATAATACCGAGGGTTTTGTGAATTATGCACGCAGCATTAGGGGTGTTGAGGTTGGCGTTTTGTTGAGGGAGGATGAGCCTAATAGGTTTAAGATAAGCATAAGGTCTAAGGGTAATGTGGATGTCAGTGAGGTTGCCGGGCATTTCAACGGCGGTGGGCATAAGAACGCAGCAGGCGGTATGATAGAGGCAAGCCTAAACGATGCAAAGAGAAGAATAATAGAGGCGTTTTCTTTCCTTGAAAATGGAAAATAG
- a CDS encoding ATP-binding protein, translating into MKKLPIGIQTFSKIIEENCYYVDKTHFALKLLQGGGYYFLSRPRRFGKSLFLDTLAEIFLGHKELFKGLYIYDKYDFKPHPVIRISFGSGDYSLDENRIHKRLKWVLKENQEDLGIDCGDLSNEECFATLIKESYKKYNENVAILIDEYDKPILDNITNKDMAKRARNILKNFYSVIKDSDRYIRFVFITGVSKFSKLNLFSGLNNLEDITIDENYAEICGYTHDDLLTVFKDRIEGIDLELVKRWYNGYNYFGKPLYNPFDILLFLSKNHEFRNYWWQTGNPSFLIEKLKEENHYIPEIENALISEEALEAFDVEYIDFRALLWQTGYLTIDERITDERGRLKYKLKIPNLEIQYSLNELFILYLTNQRQEMYRYEDNLYEALKTNDFPSFINHLKTIFATIPYQNYANNIISRYEGYYSSVIFVYLMALGYDVIPEDITNKGRIDLTVKMKDKILILEFKVDQEKDKPIKQIKERRYYEKYLDENKEIYLIGMVFDSRERNISQWEVEKVDE; encoded by the coding sequence ATGAAAAAACTCCCAATAGGCATCCAGACCTTTAGCAAGATCATAGAGGAAAACTGCTACTATGTGGATAAAACCCACTTTGCATTAAAACTCTTGCAGGGCGGTGGATACTACTTCCTCTCACGCCCCAGACGCTTCGGCAAATCACTCTTCCTTGACACATTGGCAGAGATATTCTTAGGGCACAAGGAACTATTCAAAGGGCTATACATCTATGACAAGTATGACTTCAAACCCCACCCTGTCATAAGGATATCATTTGGCAGTGGGGATTACTCTTTGGATGAGAATCGAATCCATAAAAGACTAAAATGGGTTTTAAAGGAAAACCAGGAAGACTTAGGGATTGACTGCGGTGATCTATCCAACGAGGAGTGTTTTGCCACATTGATTAAGGAGTCTTATAAAAAATACAACGAAAATGTCGCCATCCTCATAGACGAATACGACAAACCCATCCTTGACAACATCACAAACAAGGATATGGCAAAAAGGGCAAGAAACATACTAAAGAACTTCTACTCTGTGATAAAGGACAGCGACAGATACATCAGGTTTGTCTTTATCACTGGAGTAAGCAAGTTCTCAAAGCTCAACCTATTCAGTGGTTTGAATAACTTAGAGGATATTACAATTGATGAGAACTATGCAGAAATCTGCGGCTATACACATGATGACCTGTTGACTGTCTTCAAAGACAGAATAGAGGGAATAGACTTAGAGTTGGTCAAGAGATGGTATAACGGCTACAACTACTTTGGCAAACCACTATACAACCCATTTGACATACTGCTCTTTCTTTCCAAAAACCATGAGTTTAGAAACTACTGGTGGCAGACAGGAAACCCATCTTTCTTGATAGAGAAGCTAAAGGAAGAAAACCACTACATACCAGAGATTGAGAATGCACTCATATCAGAAGAGGCATTAGAGGCCTTTGATGTGGAATACATTGACTTTAGGGCACTCCTGTGGCAGACGGGGTATTTGACGATAGATGAGAGGATAACGGACGAAAGAGGAAGACTAAAGTATAAGCTTAAGATACCAAACTTAGAGATCCAATACTCCCTGAATGAACTTTTTATACTCTACCTCACAAACCAGAGACAGGAGATGTACAGATACGAGGACAACCTCTATGAGGCCCTAAAGACCAACGACTTTCCCTCCTTCATCAACCACCTAAAGACCATCTTTGCAACCATTCCCTATCAGAACTATGCAAACAACATCATATCCAGGTATGAGGGATACTATAGCAGTGTTATCTTTGTCTACCTAATGGCTTTGGGCTATGATGTGATACCTGAGGATATAACAAACAAGGGAAGGATTGATTTAACAGTTAAGATGAAGGATAAGATCCTCATCTTAGAGTTCAAAGTGGATCAAGAGAAAGACAAACCGATAAAGCAGATAAAAGAGAGAAGATACTATGAGAAATACTTGGATGAGAACAAAGAGATATACCTCATTGGGATGGTGTTTGACTCAAGAGAGAGGAATATTAGTCAGTGGGAAGTTGAAAAAGTAGATGAGTAG
- a CDS encoding PadR family transcriptional regulator, with the protein MSEVNVKIKGWCKNYPGDRPPRFLRAFLLLFLAEGEAHGYELIEKLKEMGVKYETHEFGYVYKTLRNMEKEGLLSSRWNVKEKGAAKRIYRITDKGMSNLDEWARVLANIKESINSFLRAYNKIKEEKDG; encoded by the coding sequence ATGAGCGAGGTCAATGTTAAGATAAAGGGTTGGTGCAAGAATTACCCCGGCGATAGGCCTCCAAGGTTCTTAAGGGCCTTTTTGCTGCTGTTTTTGGCAGAGGGTGAGGCTCACGGTTATGAACTTATTGAAAAACTGAAGGAGATGGGTGTAAAATACGAGACGCACGAGTTTGGTTATGTTTACAAGACATTGAGGAATATGGAAAAGGAGGGGTTGCTTAGCTCAAGGTGGAATGTCAAGGAGAAGGGTGCGGCAAAGAGGATTTACAGAATTACCGATAAGGGCATGTCAAATTTAGATGAATGGGCGAGGGTGCTGGCCAATATAAAGGAGAGCATAAACAGCTTTCTTAGGGCTTACAATAAGATAAAAGAGGAAAAAGACGGATAA
- the rbfA gene encoding 30S ribosome-binding factor RbfA yields the protein MIGKNSGFKRKDRVASQIKKAISEILEFESGNEKLRSITLTDVEMTDDLRLAKIFVSSNLSSMTQKDTLAVLENAKGFIKRSLALKVRLKYMPKIVFEYDDSIDYGFRIDAILKQIKEEEDGDKKEDRSDIEG from the coding sequence ATGATCGGCAAAAATAGCGGCTTCAAGAGAAAGGATAGGGTTGCAAGCCAGATTAAAAAGGCCATCTCTGAGATACTTGAGTTCGAAAGCGGCAACGAAAAATTGAGGAGCATAACGCTTACAGATGTGGAGATGACAGACGATTTGAGGCTTGCAAAGATTTTTGTCAGCTCTAACTTAAGCAGCATGACGCAGAAGGACACATTGGCGGTTTTGGAGAATGCCAAGGGTTTCATTAAAAGGAGTTTGGCTTTGAAGGTCAGGCTTAAATACATGCCCAAGATCGTTTTTGAGTATGATGATTCCATTGATTACGGTTTTAGAATTGATGCTATCTTGAAACAGATAAAAGAGGAAGAAGATGGAGATAAAAAAGAAGATCGGTCAGATATTGAAGGATAG
- the flgG gene encoding flagellar basal-body rod protein FlgG, giving the protein MIRSLWTAATGMEAQQLNVDTIANNLANVNTVGFKRSRADFEDLLYQMVRQPGVSSTANTVEPTGIQIGLGVKPAAVVKNFSQGNFKETGNPLDVAIAGHGFFQIQMPDGTTAYTRSGAFKIDNNGRIVNSEGYPLVPQITIPNDTVAINIGNDGTVSVLEAGQQTPTQIGQIQLAYFVNPAGLKAIGHNLYQETTASGTATIGNPGSNGLGTLEQGVLEMSNVSVVQEMVEMIAAQRAYETNAKAIQTSDEMLQTANNVKR; this is encoded by the coding sequence ATGATTAGATCCCTATGGACGGCTGCAACGGGAATGGAGGCCCAGCAGCTCAATGTCGATACCATAGCCAACAACTTAGCAAATGTAAATACGGTGGGATTCAAACGAAGCAGGGCAGATTTTGAGGATCTGCTCTATCAGATGGTAAGACAACCCGGTGTTTCATCGACGGCCAACACAGTGGAGCCAACAGGCATACAGATAGGCCTGGGTGTAAAGCCTGCTGCTGTCGTTAAGAACTTCTCCCAGGGAAACTTCAAAGAGACAGGCAACCCCTTAGATGTGGCCATAGCAGGACATGGATTCTTCCAGATCCAGATGCCAGACGGAACAACGGCATACACAAGGAGCGGTGCATTCAAGATAGACAACAATGGACGAATAGTAAACAGCGAGGGTTATCCGCTTGTGCCTCAGATTACCATACCCAACGACACGGTCGCCATAAACATAGGAAACGACGGAACCGTTTCGGTTTTGGAGGCAGGTCAGCAGACGCCAACCCAGATAGGCCAAATACAGCTGGCTTACTTTGTAAATCCAGCCGGCTTAAAAGCCATAGGACACAACCTCTATCAGGAAACGACAGCCTCAGGAACGGCAACAATAGGAAATCCGGGTTCTAACGGTCTTGGCACGCTTGAGCAGGGTGTGCTTGAGATGAGTAATGTAAGCGTAGTCCAAGAGATGGTTGAAATGATAGCTGCTCAGAGGGCTTATGAAACCAATGCAAAGGCTATACAGACATCCGATGAGATGCTTCAAACAGCTAATAATGTTAAGCGTTAG
- the flgA gene encoding flagellar basal body P-ring formation chaperone FlgA: MKPMQRLYRHPMRCFKQLIMLSVSLILLLSGLSQACDVVLKKSATVSKEQVRLSDIAKSYPSKYANLILCPSPYVNNSITLTRRYIESILKRRGINLKLCGSDTVKVISKPYLLTQEKLIDLIKDRDIVFITALPIRFKFYPYKLKLLSTSSSGNLRLYKIALIKNNKIYKTLTITAKSNRRERLIPVASRDIPLGERISQGDITFKKVKRILPTFILSSSSITGRITTSFIKKGSPFTLSNTKRFKPVRLGDIVKVEVVSGNIVIRTIAKALKGGYNGDIIPIMYISSKRVLPAKIIGNKEVLVQ; encoded by the coding sequence ATGAAACCAATGCAAAGGCTATACAGACATCCGATGAGATGCTTCAAACAGCTAATAATGTTAAGCGTTAGCCTGATACTTCTGCTATCAGGCTTAAGCCAGGCCTGTGATGTCGTTCTAAAGAAAAGTGCAACCGTATCAAAAGAGCAGGTCAGGCTTTCGGATATAGCCAAAAGCTATCCCTCTAAGTATGCCAATCTAATACTATGCCCCTCGCCCTATGTAAACAACTCCATAACCCTAACACGCAGATACATTGAATCCATACTAAAAAGAAGGGGTATAAACCTAAAACTGTGCGGGTCAGACACCGTAAAGGTAATATCAAAACCCTATCTGCTTACTCAAGAGAAACTCATCGATCTCATAAAAGACAGAGACATTGTATTCATTACGGCCCTTCCTATAAGGTTTAAGTTCTATCCCTATAAACTAAAGCTGCTATCCACCTCATCAAGTGGCAACCTGCGCCTTTATAAGATAGCATTAATCAAAAACAACAAGATATACAAAACACTAACCATAACGGCAAAATCCAACAGAAGAGAAAGGCTCATTCCCGTCGCAAGCAGGGATATACCGTTGGGCGAAAGGATAAGCCAGGGGGATATAACATTCAAAAAGGTCAAACGCATTCTGCCTACATTCATACTCAGCAGTTCATCCATCACAGGCCGTATAACCACATCGTTTATAAAGAAGGGCTCTCCGTTCACGCTATCCAACACAAAGCGATTTAAACCGGTCAGGTTGGGTGATATAGTAAAGGTGGAGGTTGTATCGGGCAACATAGTAATCAGAACGATAGCAAAAGCCCTAAAAGGGGGATACAACGGCGACATCATACCCATAATGTATATTAGTTCAAAAAGGGTGTTGCCGGCAAAGATCATAGGAAACAAGGAAGTGCTCGTGCAATGA